TCGTTTTTGAACCGGACGCAGTGCGATGACACTTGCAGCGATGAGCATTACACAGAGTATTATGATCACAAAATAAGGGGAGTTTGCATCAAAGATGTATGTAAGTACATATCCGATCAAGATCAATTGTATCAACATTCTGAACAGTGCATAAAAAAGTGTCGTCTTGTCTTGTGTCCAACGCATATAGATCACGATCACTATAGCAACGGGAATCATGACCCACAAAAGGTTTAAAAATGAGATATCGTATATAGATGTATTCATAGATATATTATAGCAAATTCCCCTCTGCTCCACTCAAACTTGATCTCCACTTGTCAAAATCATTTATCCAGCATCATTTTAACACGCTTGATTAAAATTTAATCAAGCGACTATACATAAATTGCTCCATTATTGTTATACTTGAAACACAAATATTGGAAAGTAATTTAAGAGGTCTAAATACAAAGTGTCATGCTTTGTATTTACAAGTGCCTGAAGTGAATTAAAACCTCCTTTTTGAATACGATGTAATCTCTCCTTATCTCACTTCAGGTACCTGTAAATACAAAAATTTCAACTCTTAAAAATTTCAATATGGCATAGGTATACCCCCCCCATGTAGAGGCTATACCTATGTCAAAAAACGTATAAGTTTTTTTAAAAGGAGGTAAGATGAAATATGTACTTTTAAAAAAGATCATATTCCCGCTGTTCATAGTGATCGCCCTATTGACTATATGGAGCGTCATCGCAAGTGTGGTGGACGGGTTCCCGACTTCTGCCGATACCTATGTAGCAGCTTTTGGAGGAGAAGATGCAGAAGGAGATGAAGTCGATGGTGTTTTCTCTGATCCTTTTTTTATAGATGCTGAAGATGATAAAGGGATCTTTTGGCATCTATTGGAATCACTGAAAAGCGTTTTTGGCGGATTTGCACTTTCACTGATCATAGGAATTCCTTTGGGGATACATATAGGCATGAGCAAAAATCTGCAATATGCCTTTGATCCTTTTATTCAGATATTGAAGTCTATATCGCCATTGGCATGGTTGCCCCTGTTACTTTTTATCTTCAAAGATATAAAAATGACAATGATCTCAACCATCTTTCTTACTTCTATCTGGCCGGTCATGATCAACACGGTTGCAGGTGTACGCAGTGTCAGTGAGGATTATATAAATGTGGCCAGGATCTTAAGATTTACAGCACTTGAAAAAGTAGTACAGATCATTCTCCCCGTTGCTGTACCGCACATCTTTACCGGGATGAGACTCTCAGTGGGACTTTCCTGGTTGGTGATCATCGGTGCTGAGATGCTGGCCGGGGGTATGGGTATAGGAGCGTGGATCTGGAATGCATACGATGACCTTGCTTATGCTCATGTGATTATTGGCATTATCCTGGTCGGATTGATCGGGTTTATGTTGGATCTGATGATGAGAAAGGTAGCCGATTTCTTTGATTACACAAAAAAAGGTAGAGCGTCATGAGTGAATTTCTAAATTTGAAAAATATTGAAAAAAAGTTCCCTGTTTCTGGAAAAGAAGCGTATATTGCACTGACCAATGTAAATCTGGAAATTAAAAAAAATGAGATCATTTCTATCATCGGACACAAAGGATGTGGCAAATCAACGCTACTGAATATCATCTTGGGTCTCGAAAAACAGACCAAAGGGGATATTACCCTGAATGGAAATAAAGTGACTGAACCTGGACCGGACAGAGCAGTCGTATTTCAGCATGGCTCTTTGCTTCCATGGCTGAGCGTATATGAGAACATAGAGATGGCCATTAGAAAAATCATGCCTGAACTTGATGCACGCGCCTTACGTGAACGTGTAGAAAAATTTGTCTCCATCGTAAATCTGGATGCAGCAAAAGACAAACTTCCGTGTGACATCTCCGGAGGTATGAAACAGCGTGCCGATATCGCAAGGGCCCTTTCTATCAAACCGGATGTCTTACTGCTGGATGAACCTTTTGCCGCGATAGACTCTTTAACAAGAAGTACGCTGCAGGAACTTTTAATGGATATACAGCAGAGTGTGAACACTACCATGATCATTATGACACATGACATAGATGAAGCCGTACTGCTCAGTGATCGAGTGGTCATGATGACCAACGGACCTGAAGCAACCATTGGTGAGATACTCGAAGTAAATCTGGAACGTCCGAGAAACAGAGTGGAGCTTCAACATGATCCTGAGTATATCAGATGCAGAGAAGCCATTGTGGCTTTTTTTTATAAAAAATTTGCCAAAGAAGACGAATAAGATCATGCACTTTTTAAGCTTTTGCCGGATCTAAATGCACATCCATTTGCGGGTAAGGAATGGAGATACCTTTTTCATCAAATGTAAGTTTTACTTTTTCAATGGTATCAAAATGTACATCCCAGTAATCTGCAGCTTTGACCCATACACGTACCGTAAAATTCACAGAACTGTCTCCAAGTTCACCGACACCTATAAAACTTGCAGGATCTTTCAATATACGTGTATCCGCATCAATGATCTCTTGAAGGGTTGCCTTTGCCAGTTTCAGATCATCATCATACCCTATACCAAATACAAAATCGACACGGCGTTCTTCTTTTTTAGAGAAATTCGTGATATTACCCGAAGCAACCGCACTGTTTGGAATTAAAATGACCTTATTGTCCGGTGTCAAAAGGGTTGTGTTGAAAAGTGTGATCGCTTCCACTGTACCGCTTTCCCCTGCTACAGTAACGAAGTTCCCTACTTCAAAAGGACGGAAAAGTATCAAGATCACACCCGCACCGATGTTTCCAAATGTACCCTGGAGTGCCAAACCTATAGCCAAACCGGCAGCACCCAATATCGCTATGAACGAGGTTGTATCGACTCCTAAATTGTTGATCGCGGCTAAGACCACTACGACCATTAGAAGTATATCGATTATACTGGCTATAAATGCACTGAGTGTTGTATCGATCTCTCCGCGTTCCATGAGTTTTTTAATGAAGGAAGAAATTTTATGTGCCACCCATTTACCAATGACAAAAATAGCGATAGCACCGATCACCTTTATCCCATATTCAGTACCGTACTGTATGGCCATATCTACATATTTATTGACCTCTGTGTTTGTTACTTCCATTGTATCCCTTTATTTTTTTAACATTTTTTTCTAATGTATGACTCAACATTAGAAATGTTGTATTATAGTATGATATTTTGATAACATTCATAGTGTGAAGCAGTGAACGTCATATGATCCCTCCTGATTTGACACCCCATGTGGTTCTCCATCTGCTCTTTACCAAACTAAGTCCTGCGATAGCGATCAGGGCATTTGCAGCGATAAACATGAATCCTATCGTATAATCCCCGAACATCAGTGTAGATGCCCCGAGTATCATTAAAATACCTACACCTCCAAGAGCACCTGCTGCACCGATGATACCTGTCATAATACCTATATCTTTGGAAAATCTTTGCGGTACAAGTTGAAACAGAGCCCCGTTCGCCATACCGAGATTGGCCATAATAAGTAACATAATAAAAATGGCAAATTCAAATGACAATCCAATAAAAGCATTTATGAAGATAAGCACTGCAACACTTGTAAAGAAAATATAAAGTGATTTGATCCCTCCTATTCTATCGGCAATAGCTCCGCCTACAGGTCGAAGCAGCGCACCAGCCATAATACAGAATGCTGCAAAGTACCCCGCAACCACATGAATGTTCCCTTCTCCCAATACTTCAACTCCAAATACCGCCATCTCAGCAGCATACATTGCCATAAGGTAGACTTTCATATACATAGCAAATCCTACAAAAGCGCCAAAGCTTACGGCATAAAAAAGGTTGAACCACCATGTATCCCTGTCCTTTAAGAGTCTTACATAGTCAGAGAGATTTTTTGGTCTTGGGACATACACCTCTTTGGGTGCATCTTTGGCCATGAGAACATAAACAATAAAAACGAGTAAAGATAAAACCGCCGCCACAAAAAATACCGATTTCCATCCCCAGATCTCAGCGATCTTGGGGGCAAAAAGAAAACCAACTACCACACCCAGATTTCCTATACCCGCGATACCAAGTACGACCCCCTGTAATCTTGGTGGATACCATTGCCCTGCCTGCGGTAAAGCCACGGCAAAGGATGCCCCTGCAAAACCGAGTCCGACACCCACGAACAACAACTCATCATAAGAGATATGCTCACCAAATGATGTCACATAAAATAAGGTCAATATAACTATAGCCTGTGCTCCCAAAGCGGTCTTTTTAGCACCGATCTTACCCACAAAAAAACCGAGTACGACACGTAATAATGATCCTACGAGTATGGGCACTGAAAGGAGTGTCGCTGTCTCGGAGGATGTCATCAAAAATCCATAATTGGCCAAACTGTCCGTGATCTCTGTTGCAAGTGGCGCGAGTATCGTCCATACCATAAAACTAAAATCAAAATACAAAAATGCTGCAAACAAAGTAGAGGGGCTCCCCTCCCCCTTTAAACGTTTAATACCTATCATGTATACTCCTTGAGGACAAGTTAAACAGTATAGTAAAGTATACATAAAAATGATACGAAGAACCGGGATGGTGTGATTAAATATTATACATGCTTATGTTAATACGACATACCCATATTGGATATACTTTAAGAGGAAGTTTTAGAGGAAAGGAGCCCATATGCGAATCACACGACTTATCATTTTTTTCATTTCTACGATGATACTTTACTGGATCGCAATGGCAGGCTTATTTATCTCTTTTGCATACTCTAAAGGCTGGATACTCGCAGACTTTGAGTTTATCGATGCCAAACAGGCTATCGTACGTTTAACTGAAGACAGTAACATCACACTGCTAGATGTAAGAACTGTAAAAGAATATGAAGAGAAACACCTCAAAAATGCTATCAACATACCGGTTCAAAAACTTGACAGCAGTCTAAACAGACTGGAAAAAGTGAAATCCAAACCTATACTGGTCTATTGCCGGTCAGGAAGCAGAAGTATCAAAGCATCGCGTATTCTAGACAAATATGGGTTTACCCCTCTGAATGTAGAAGGCGGCATCATCGAGTTAATGCGTAATGATGCAGAGATAGTAAGATGATCTATATCTCATAATTTGGATGATATAGGGGAAAATACACTCACTTCTTATATAAAAAAGCGGTGTGAGTACTGATCAAGACTTATTTTGACCATCCTCATCCTCGTAGATACTGAAGATCGGTGCAAATCCCATGAGTTGTAGTTTTTTATCAAGCGCCTTTGCATCAAATCCGCTTATTTTTACAGATGACAACAATTTGACCTGTTGTTCTCTACTCAATCCTGCCAGCTCCAACTCAAACTCAATCTCTTCTAACGTCATCATATCTCCTTATGCAAACTGCTACTGCATTATCTATATTTTTAAGGATTGTAGCATGCAATGCTTAGAGTTGAAATATTTTGATAACTCCATCCTTTATATCGTGACTACGAGTCAAGATCGAATCGGTCCAGATTCATTACTTTGTTCCACGCAGCTACAAAATCATGTATGAAACGTTCCTGCGCATCCAAACTGGCGTAGACTTCAGCCAGGGCACGCAGCTGGGAATTTGAACCAAATATCAGATCGACGCGTGTAGCAGTCCACTTTGGCGCACCTGTCACACGGTCACACCCCTCAAAAATATCTTTATCCTCAGAAACTGCTTTCCATACCGTACCCATATCAAGCAGATGGATGAAAAAGTCGTTCGTAAGCAACCCTGGACGCTGAGTAAAGACACCATGCTGCACATGATCAACATTAGTATTTAAAACACGCATACCACCTATAAGTACTGTCATCTCTGGCGCGCTGAGCGTTAGCAGTTGCGCCCGATCTACGAGCAGCTCTTCAGCGGAGACGGAGAATTTTGTCTTCAGATAGTTACGAAAACCATCAGCGAGCGGTTCAAGTACATCAAATGCGTTCACATCGGTTTGTTCCTGTGATGCATCCATACGGCCCGGTATAAAGGGTACCGTGACATCATGACCGGCACGCTTCGCCGCCTCTTCAACACCTGCACAACCTGCCAGTATGATAAGATCTGCAAGTGAAACCTTCTTGTTTCCAGACTGTGTGTTGTTGAACTCGTTCTGAATGCTTTCGAGTATGGCAAGCACTTTTGAAAGTTGATCCGGCCGGTTCACTTCCCAATCTTTCTGCGGTGCCAGACGGATACGCGCCCCGTTCCCACCGCCGCGTTTGTCAGAACCACGGAAGGTCGAAGCAGATGCCCAGGCTGTTGAGACCAGTTCTGAGACAGAAAGACCGGAATCAAGCATTTTGGCTTTAAGCGTAGCAATGTCTGTATCATCGATCAGTGCATGATCCACAGCAGGAATCGGATCTTGCCAGATGAGATCCTCATCTGGCACTTCAGGACCAAGATAGCGTGACTTCGGCCCCATATCACGATGGGTCAGCTTGAACCATGCCCGGGCATAGGCATCTTGAAACTCCGCAGGATTTTCCAGGAAATGTCTTGAGATCTTTTCGTACACAGGATCAAAGCGGAGAGAGAGGTCTGTGGT
The sequence above is drawn from the Sulfurovum sp. TSL1 genome and encodes:
- the ntrB gene encoding nitrate ABC transporter permease, giving the protein MKYVLLKKIIFPLFIVIALLTIWSVIASVVDGFPTSADTYVAAFGGEDAEGDEVDGVFSDPFFIDAEDDKGIFWHLLESLKSVFGGFALSLIIGIPLGIHIGMSKNLQYAFDPFIQILKSISPLAWLPLLLFIFKDIKMTMISTIFLTSIWPVMINTVAGVRSVSEDYINVARILRFTALEKVVQIILPVAVPHIFTGMRLSVGLSWLVIIGAEMLAGGMGIGAWIWNAYDDLAYAHVIIGIILVGLIGFMLDLMMRKVADFFDYTKKGRAS
- a CDS encoding ABC transporter ATP-binding protein — encoded protein: MSEFLNLKNIEKKFPVSGKEAYIALTNVNLEIKKNEIISIIGHKGCGKSTLLNIILGLEKQTKGDITLNGNKVTEPGPDRAVVFQHGSLLPWLSVYENIEMAIRKIMPELDARALRERVEKFVSIVNLDAAKDKLPCDISGGMKQRADIARALSIKPDVLLLDEPFAAIDSLTRSTLQELLMDIQQSVNTTMIIMTHDIDEAVLLSDRVVMMTNGPEATIGEILEVNLERPRNRVELQHDPEYIRCREAIVAFFYKKFAKEDE
- a CDS encoding mechanosensitive ion channel family protein — translated: MEVTNTEVNKYVDMAIQYGTEYGIKVIGAIAIFVIGKWVAHKISSFIKKLMERGEIDTTLSAFIASIIDILLMVVVVLAAINNLGVDTTSFIAILGAAGLAIGLALQGTFGNIGAGVILILFRPFEVGNFVTVAGESGTVEAITLFNTTLLTPDNKVILIPNSAVASGNITNFSKKEERRVDFVFGIGYDDDLKLAKATLQEIIDADTRILKDPASFIGVGELGDSSVNFTVRVWVKAADYWDVHFDTIEKVKLTFDEKGISIPYPQMDVHLDPAKA
- a CDS encoding MFS transporter, giving the protein MIGIKRLKGEGSPSTLFAAFLYFDFSFMVWTILAPLATEITDSLANYGFLMTSSETATLLSVPILVGSLLRVVLGFFVGKIGAKKTALGAQAIVILTLFYVTSFGEHISYDELLFVGVGLGFAGASFAVALPQAGQWYPPRLQGVVLGIAGIGNLGVVVGFLFAPKIAEIWGWKSVFFVAAVLSLLVFIVYVLMAKDAPKEVYVPRPKNLSDYVRLLKDRDTWWFNLFYAVSFGAFVGFAMYMKVYLMAMYAAEMAVFGVEVLGEGNIHVVAGYFAAFCIMAGALLRPVGGAIADRIGGIKSLYIFFTSVAVLIFINAFIGLSFEFAIFIMLLIMANLGMANGALFQLVPQRFSKDIGIMTGIIGAAGALGGVGILMILGASTLMFGDYTIGFMFIAANALIAIAGLSLVKSRWRTTWGVKSGGII
- a CDS encoding rhodanese-like domain-containing protein; this translates as MRITRLIIFFISTMILYWIAMAGLFISFAYSKGWILADFEFIDAKQAIVRLTEDSNITLLDVRTVKEYEEKHLKNAINIPVQKLDSSLNRLEKVKSKPILVYCRSGSRSIKASRILDKYGFTPLNVEGGIIELMRNDAEIVR
- the katG gene encoding catalase/peroxidase HPI, yielding MFDNKKFIQHTSGGGKSNQEWWPNQLKLDILHQHSLLSNPLGDDFNYAEAFNSLDLQAVKKDLLAVMTDSQEWWPADFGHYGPLFIRMAWHSAGTYRSGDGRGGGGSGNQRFAPLNSWPDNIHLDKARRLIWPVKQKYGEKISWADLIILAGNVAMESMGFKTFGFGGGREDIWEPEKDIYWGMEDTWLDDKRYSGDHEELENPLAAVQMGLIYVNPEGPNGNPDPIAAAKDIRDTFGRMAMNDEETVALIAGGHTFGKCHGAGDAAHVGPEPEAAGIEEQGLGWRSSYGTGKGADTIGSGLEVTWSSTPTKWGSNFLKNLFHYEWELTKSPAGAYQWRAINAADTIPDAQDKTKRHTPTMLTTDLSLRFDPVYEKISRHFLENPAEFQDAYARAWFKLTHRDMGPKSRYLGPEVPDEDLIWQDPIPAVDHALIDDTDIATLKAKMLDSGLSVSELVSTAWASASTFRGSDKRGGGNGARIRLAPQKDWEVNRPDQLSKVLAILESIQNEFNNTQSGNKKVSLADLIILAGCAGVEEAAKRAGHDVTVPFIPGRMDASQEQTDVNAFDVLEPLADGFRNYLKTKFSVSAEELLVDRAQLLTLSAPEMTVLIGGMRVLNTNVDHVQHGVFTQRPGLLTNDFFIHLLDMGTVWKAVSEDKDIFEGCDRVTGAPKWTATRVDLIFGSNSQLRALAEVYASLDAQERFIHDFVAAWNKVMNLDRFDLDS